A single Pseudomonas sp. MM223 DNA region contains:
- a CDS encoding putative FAD-linked oxidoreductase — protein MNILYDERVDGALPAVDQAALLQALRTALPDLEVLHREEDLKPYECDGLSAYRTVPLLVVLPERLEQVQALLKLCHQRGVPLVARGAGTGLSGGALPLAKGILLVMARFNRILEVNPQGRYARVQPGVRNLAISQAAAPHGMYYAPDPSSQIACSIGGNVAENAGGVHCLKYGLTVHNLLKVDILTVEGEHLTLGSDALDSPGFDLLALFTGSEGMLGIVTEVTVKLLPKPQVARVLLASFDSVEDAGRAVADIIAAGIIPGGLEMMDNLAIRAAEDFIHAGYPVDAAAILLCELDGVEADVHDDCERVAAVLTQAGAREVRLACDEAERVRFWAGRKNAFPAVGRISPDYYCMDGTIPRRELPRVLKGISDLSSEYGLRVANVFHAGDGNMHPLILFDANLPGELERAEAIGGKILELCVAVGGSITGEHGVGREKINQMCAQFNSDEITLFHAVKAAFDPQGLLNPGKNIPTLHRCAEFGAMHVHHGHLPFPNLERF, from the coding sequence ATGAATATCCTGTACGACGAACGCGTCGATGGCGCGCTGCCCGCCGTGGACCAGGCAGCCCTGCTGCAGGCGCTGCGCACCGCCCTGCCGGACCTCGAAGTCCTGCACCGCGAAGAAGACCTCAAACCCTACGAATGCGATGGCCTGTCGGCCTACCGCACGGTGCCGCTGCTGGTCGTGCTGCCCGAACGCCTGGAGCAAGTGCAGGCGCTGCTCAAGTTGTGCCACCAGCGCGGCGTTCCGCTGGTAGCGCGTGGCGCCGGTACCGGTTTGTCGGGCGGTGCCCTGCCGCTGGCCAAGGGTATCTTGCTGGTGATGGCACGCTTCAACCGCATCCTGGAGGTCAACCCGCAGGGCCGCTACGCCCGTGTGCAGCCCGGCGTACGCAACCTGGCCATCTCCCAGGCCGCCGCACCCCATGGTATGTACTACGCACCAGACCCTTCCTCGCAAATTGCCTGCTCCATCGGTGGCAACGTTGCCGAGAACGCAGGTGGCGTGCACTGCCTCAAGTACGGCCTGACCGTGCACAACCTGCTCAAGGTGGACATTCTCACCGTCGAAGGTGAGCACCTGACCCTGGGCAGCGATGCCCTGGACAGCCCTGGCTTCGACCTGCTGGCGCTGTTTACCGGCTCTGAGGGCATGCTTGGTATCGTCACCGAAGTTACCGTGAAACTGCTGCCCAAACCTCAGGTGGCGCGGGTGCTGCTGGCCAGTTTCGACAGTGTCGAGGACGCCGGCCGGGCGGTGGCCGACATCATCGCCGCCGGCATCATCCCCGGCGGGCTGGAGATGATGGACAACCTGGCCATCCGCGCCGCCGAAGACTTCATCCACGCCGGCTACCCGGTAGACGCGGCAGCCATCCTGTTGTGCGAACTGGATGGCGTGGAGGCCGATGTGCACGACGACTGCGAACGGGTGGCCGCCGTACTGACGCAAGCCGGCGCCCGCGAGGTGCGGCTGGCCTGCGACGAGGCCGAGCGTGTGCGCTTCTGGGCCGGGCGCAAGAACGCCTTTCCGGCGGTGGGGCGCATTTCCCCGGACTACTACTGCATGGACGGCACCATCCCGCGCCGTGAACTGCCGCGGGTGCTCAAGGGCATCAGTGACCTGTCCAGCGAGTACGGCCTGCGTGTGGCCAACGTGTTCCACGCCGGCGACGGCAACATGCACCCGCTGATCCTGTTCGATGCCAACTTGCCCGGCGAACTGGAGCGGGCCGAAGCCATCGGCGGCAAGATCCTGGAACTGTGCGTGGCGGTGGGCGGCAGCATTACCGGCGAGCACGGCGTGGGCCGCGAGAAAATCAACCAGATGTGCGCGCAGTTCAACAGCGACGAAATCACCCTGTTCCATGCGGTCAAGGCCGCTTTCGACCCGCAGGGCCTGCTCAACCCGGGCAAGAACATCCCCACCTTGCACCGCTGCGCCGAATTCGGCGCCATGCACGTGCACCACGGGCATCTGCCCTTTCCCAACCTGGAGCGTTTCTGA